Part of the Mesotoga infera genome, AAAGCACTTCCGGGGGCAGAAGTTACTTCCGATATCGGAAGTGCTTTGCAGTTCTTTGTGGTCATTCGGGATTCCGTTTCTTTCCATTGCGTTGACGATCGGTCCTGACAATTCGTATGATGTGGAGAGCTGTTGCATGCAGCTGGCCTGAAAGAGCGACATTCCGTATTCTGAAAGTGTTTCCGCATCTCGTTCTTTAGCGAAAACCTAGAACGGCTTTCCTGTTACCATAGCGGCATAATCTCTTTGCATGGAAGTGTCCTCTTAGGCGGAGCAGACGAAGAGCCCCGCTCAACTATTCTTTTCTGTCATTAGGAATATTCTGGCAGACTTTTGCTTTCGATTTCTCATATAGCGTGAAAAATGGAGTCTGACTCTATTTAACTAAGGAGATAGAATCAAGTACGGTAACTACAGCTCTCCAAGTGTGGCCATTGAGATTGCAGGAGTTTTGGGGATGCCGAGGAGCGCACGAATGTGCGATAATTCTACGGCGTGGGCTTCTGCAAAAATCTCCACCCGGTTATCATTCGCTGCTGTATCACTATTGTGGTTGAAGTGTTGAGGAGTGTAATATGAAAGTGGAATTCTATGAAAGATGCCAGATAGAAGACAAGAAGCTAATGTACGCTGTAATCGTCTCGAACTACAGGGGTAGATGGCTCTTTGTACGGCATAAGGCAAGAGCAACTTGGGAGATCCCTGGTGGAAGAAGGGAATATGACGAACCAATAATCCAGACTGCCCACAGGGAGTTGTTTGAAGAAACCGGGGCACTAAAGTATATCCTAACTGAAGTATGCGACTATTCCGTCACCGGAGACAGTCCAGATTATGGACGTGTGTACTCTGCAGAGATCACGGAACTAGGCCGGTTGCCTGCCTTTGAAATAGCAGCAAGGATGCTGTCGATGAATCTACCGGACCAAATGACGTATCCGGATATCCAATCTCAGATTTTCGAGAAGGTGTTGGCTATTCGAGAACGTGGACACCTTTTTTAGGAGGTTGCAGAATGAATATCGAGATTAGGAAATTGACATCGGACATGTTGGAAGACTACCTGAACTTCTTCGAAACTGAAGCTCATGCAGACAACGAAGAGGAGGACAGGTGCTATTGGGTGTGTTGGTGTAGCGCTGATCACCGCGTTGAGACAGATTTTTCGTCTCCGGAGAAGAGGCGGGATCTAGCAGTGCAATATATCACGGCGGGAATAATACAGGGATATCTGGCATATTGCGATGATCGTGTCGTTGGCTGGTGCAATGCCAACACTAAATCACACTGTATACACTGCACGAGCTGGCTGCGATTTATGAGCGAAATAAATACAATAGAGCCCGATCCAAATAGCAGAGTGAA contains:
- a CDS encoding N-acetyltransferase, encoding MNIEIRKLTSDMLEDYLNFFETEAHADNEEEDRCYWVCWCSADHRVETDFSSPEKRRDLAVQYITAGIIQGYLAYCDDRVVGWCNANTKSHCIHCTSWLRFMSEINTIEPDPNSRVKSIFCFAIAPTMKRKGIATQLLEYVCKDSADDGFDYIEAYPNKKFVNSFSDFMGPVDMFKRHGFISYGETEHKLVMRKHLK
- a CDS encoding NUDIX domain-containing protein: MKVEFYERCQIEDKKLMYAVIVSNYRGRWLFVRHKARATWEIPGGRREYDEPIIQTAHRELFEETGALKYILTEVCDYSVTGDSPDYGRVYSAEITELGRLPAFEIAARMLSMNLPDQMTYPDIQSQIFEKVLAIRERGHLF